One genomic segment of Hordeum vulgare subsp. vulgare chromosome 2H, MorexV3_pseudomolecules_assembly, whole genome shotgun sequence includes these proteins:
- the LOC123430846 gene encoding late embryogenesis abundant protein 18 translates to MQTAKVKVKDAVSSAKEKAKEGTAKAQGKTGKATATTHGEKEMAKEETRANKAQAKAEMHQEKAEHRADAAAGRHGTAHTGPHGHHRPAAAAPADPAYTGTGAGAYPTTDKYV, encoded by the coding sequence ATGCAGACGGCGAAGGTGAAGGTGAAGGACGCGGTGAGCTCGgccaaggagaaggccaaggaaggCACGGCCAAGGCGCAGGGCAAGACGGGCAAGGCCACGGCGACCACGCACGGCGAGAaggagatggccaaggaggaGACGCGGGCCAACAAGGCCCAGGCCAAGGCCGAGATGCACCAGGAGAAGGCGGAGCACCGCGCCGACGCCGCCGCGGGGCGCCACGGCACGGCGCACACCGGCCCGCACGGCCACCATCGCCCGgcggccgccgcgcccgccgACCCCGCGTACACGGGCACCGGCGCGGGCGCGTACCCGACCACGGACAAGTACGTCTAG